In Phaseolus vulgaris cultivar G19833 chromosome 10, P. vulgaris v2.0, whole genome shotgun sequence, a single genomic region encodes these proteins:
- the LOC137819001 gene encoding probable serine/threonine-protein kinase WNK10 isoform X2: protein MNSGAVLVLPPVGNVFGTREPQDFEDEFAEKDPTGRYIRYTEILGRGAFKTVYRGFDEVDGIEVAWNQVKIDGLLHSVDDLAKLYSEVNLLKSLKHDNIIKFCDSWIDDKQKTVNMITELFTSGNLRQYRKKHKYVEMKAIKGWARQILHGLLYLHSHRPPIIHRDLKCDNIFVNGNQGEVKIGDLGLAIVMQQPTAQSVIGTPEFMAPELYEESYTELVDIYSFGMCILEMVTFEYPYSECKNPAQIFKKVTSGIKPASLNKVSDPQIKEFIEKCLVPASERLSAEELLKDPFLQVENSKDPVFYPLQPPRRTLRAYSFKSGSQSMDLDGDYKQFSMNIYSEGNQENQYCPVFEVQRANNNNEFRLKGTKNDDNSVSLTLRIADTCGRVRNIHFLFYLDSDTAVSVATEMVEHLELADHDVPFIAELIDYLLMKLLCWWNPSHDRCMRGEISPNIDVQSFMGWPWSSTLASVPSDLVIEEDGLSHTATEEDFVAPEKSSFIENGDKATFEGDYNSQRSEPSEVVAENASIKDENYNDSNVDASSKCLSSGYISELELGDAYFEDCKLQPEDYCGGEEVVINEYPKNSESVLGTSSNVGSPRSCCSYVSSSPVEEIDPELQFELAVIESHYQHWIDELNKIKLEALESTRRRWMAKKKLAVR from the exons ATGAATTCTGGTGCTGTCTTGGTACTGCCTCCCGTGGGCAATGTGTTCGGGACTAGGGAGCCTCAGGATTTTGAGGATGAGTTTGCGGAGAAAGATCCAACCGGACGGTATATAAGG TACACTGAAATCTTGGGAAGAGGTGCCTTCAAAACTGT TTATAGGGGCTTTGATGAAGTTGATGGAATTGAAGTTGCTTGGAACCAAGTTAAGATTGATGGCCTCTTGCATTCAGTAGATGATCTTGCGAAACTTTATTCTGAAGTTAATCTTTTAAAGTCTTTGAAACATGACAATATCATTAAGTTCTGTGATTCTTGGATTGATGATAAGCAGAAAACTGTTAACATGATTACTGAACTCTTCACATCAGGAAATTTACGGCA ATATCGCAAGAAGCATAAATATGTTGAAATGAAAGCTATAAAAGGTTGGGCCAGGCAGATTCTTCATGGCTTACTATATCTTCACAGTCACAGGCCACCCATTATTCATAGAGACTTGAAATGTGACAACATCTTTGTGAATGGAAACCAGGGTGAAGTTAAGATAGGAGACCTTGGTTTGGCAATTGTCATGCAGCAACCAACTGCCCAAAGTGTTATTG GGACTCCTGAGTTTATGGCTCCAGAACTATATGAAGAGTCATACACAGAACTGGTTGACATCTATTCTTTTGGGATGTGCATATTGGAGATGGTTACTTTTGAGTATCCCTATTCCGAATGCAAAAATCCAGCTCAAATCTTTAAGAAAGTTACCTCA GGAATCAAACCCGCTTCCCTTAATAAGGTGAGTGATCCTCAAATTAAGGAGTTTATTGAGAAATGTTTGGTTCCAGCATCTGAGAGATTGTCAGCAGAGGAGCTTCTGAAAGACCCATTTCTACAAGTTGAGAATTCAAAGGATCCCGTCTTTTATCCTTTACAACCACCTAGAAGAACTCTGAGAGCATACTCATTCAAGTCTGGTTCTCAATCTATGGACTTGGATGGTGACTACAAACAGTTTTCTATGAATATCTATTCTGAAGGCAACCAGGAAAACCAATATTGTCCTGTTTTTGAAGTCCAGAGGGCAAATAATAACAATGAGTTTCGGTTGAAAGGGACTAAAAATGATGATAACTCGGTATCATTAACCTTGCGTATTGCTGATACATGTG GTCGAGTAAGGAATATACATTTTCTCTTTTACCTTGATTCAGATACCGCAGTCTCTGTGGCCACAGAGATGGTTGAACATTTGGAGTTGGCAGATCATGATGTACCTTTCATAGCTGAGCTTATTGATTACTTGCTAATGAAACTTCTCTGTTGGTGGAATCCTTCACATGATCGTTGCATGCGTGGAGAAATAAGTCCTAATATAGATGTCCAAAGCTTCATGGGATGGCCATGGAGTTCCACCCTAGCGAGTGTTCCCTCCGATTTGGTTATTGAGGAGGATGGCTTATCTCATACAGCCACCGAAGAAGATTTTGTGGCCCCCGAGAAGAGCAGCTTTATAGAAAATGGTGATAAGGCTACTTTTGAGGGTGATTATAATTCACAAAGATCTGAACCTTCCGAGGTAGTTGCTGAAAATGCTTCCATTAAAGATGAAAATTATAATGATTCCAATGTTGATGCAAGCTCTAAATGCCTAAGTAGTGGCTACATCTCTGAACTTGAGCTGGGGGATGCATATTTTGAGGACTGTAAATTGCAACCAGAAGATTATTGTGGTGGGGAAGAAGTTGTGATAAATGAATACCCAAAGAACTCGGAGTCAGTTCTTGGAACATCTTCTAATGTTGGGAGCCCAAGAAGTTGTTGTTCTTATGTGTCTTCTTCACCAGTAGAGGAGATTGATCCTGAGCTACAGTTTGAACTTGCTGTAATTGAGTCACACTACCAGCATTGGATTGATGAACTCAACAAAATAAAGTTGGAGGCACTGGAATCCACCAGAAGGAGATGGATGGCCAAGAAGAAACTGGCTGTTCGGTGA
- the LOC137819001 gene encoding probable serine/threonine-protein kinase WNK10 isoform X1 → MNSGAVLVLPPVGNVFGTREPQDFEDEFAEKDPTGRYIRYTEILGRGAFKTVYRGFDEVDGIEVAWNQVKIDGLLHSVDDLAKLYSEVNLLKSLKHDNIIKFCDSWIDDKQKTVNMITELFTSGNLRQYRKKHKYVEMKAIKGWARQILHGLLYLHSHRPPIIHRDLKCDNIFVNGNQGEVKIGDLGLAIVMQQPTAQSVIGTPEFMAPELYEESYTELVDIYSFGMCILEMVTFEYPYSECKNPAQIFKKVTSGIKPASLNKVSDPQIKEFIEKCLVPASERLSAEELLKDPFLQVENSKDPVFYPLQPPRRTLRAYSFKSGSQSMDLDGDYKQFSMNIYSEGNQENQYCPVFEVQRANNNNEFRLKGTKNDDNSVSLTLRIADTCAGRVRNIHFLFYLDSDTAVSVATEMVEHLELADHDVPFIAELIDYLLMKLLCWWNPSHDRCMRGEISPNIDVQSFMGWPWSSTLASVPSDLVIEEDGLSHTATEEDFVAPEKSSFIENGDKATFEGDYNSQRSEPSEVVAENASIKDENYNDSNVDASSKCLSSGYISELELGDAYFEDCKLQPEDYCGGEEVVINEYPKNSESVLGTSSNVGSPRSCCSYVSSSPVEEIDPELQFELAVIESHYQHWIDELNKIKLEALESTRRRWMAKKKLAVR, encoded by the exons ATGAATTCTGGTGCTGTCTTGGTACTGCCTCCCGTGGGCAATGTGTTCGGGACTAGGGAGCCTCAGGATTTTGAGGATGAGTTTGCGGAGAAAGATCCAACCGGACGGTATATAAGG TACACTGAAATCTTGGGAAGAGGTGCCTTCAAAACTGT TTATAGGGGCTTTGATGAAGTTGATGGAATTGAAGTTGCTTGGAACCAAGTTAAGATTGATGGCCTCTTGCATTCAGTAGATGATCTTGCGAAACTTTATTCTGAAGTTAATCTTTTAAAGTCTTTGAAACATGACAATATCATTAAGTTCTGTGATTCTTGGATTGATGATAAGCAGAAAACTGTTAACATGATTACTGAACTCTTCACATCAGGAAATTTACGGCA ATATCGCAAGAAGCATAAATATGTTGAAATGAAAGCTATAAAAGGTTGGGCCAGGCAGATTCTTCATGGCTTACTATATCTTCACAGTCACAGGCCACCCATTATTCATAGAGACTTGAAATGTGACAACATCTTTGTGAATGGAAACCAGGGTGAAGTTAAGATAGGAGACCTTGGTTTGGCAATTGTCATGCAGCAACCAACTGCCCAAAGTGTTATTG GGACTCCTGAGTTTATGGCTCCAGAACTATATGAAGAGTCATACACAGAACTGGTTGACATCTATTCTTTTGGGATGTGCATATTGGAGATGGTTACTTTTGAGTATCCCTATTCCGAATGCAAAAATCCAGCTCAAATCTTTAAGAAAGTTACCTCA GGAATCAAACCCGCTTCCCTTAATAAGGTGAGTGATCCTCAAATTAAGGAGTTTATTGAGAAATGTTTGGTTCCAGCATCTGAGAGATTGTCAGCAGAGGAGCTTCTGAAAGACCCATTTCTACAAGTTGAGAATTCAAAGGATCCCGTCTTTTATCCTTTACAACCACCTAGAAGAACTCTGAGAGCATACTCATTCAAGTCTGGTTCTCAATCTATGGACTTGGATGGTGACTACAAACAGTTTTCTATGAATATCTATTCTGAAGGCAACCAGGAAAACCAATATTGTCCTGTTTTTGAAGTCCAGAGGGCAAATAATAACAATGAGTTTCGGTTGAAAGGGACTAAAAATGATGATAACTCGGTATCATTAACCTTGCGTATTGCTGATACATGTG CAGGTCGAGTAAGGAATATACATTTTCTCTTTTACCTTGATTCAGATACCGCAGTCTCTGTGGCCACAGAGATGGTTGAACATTTGGAGTTGGCAGATCATGATGTACCTTTCATAGCTGAGCTTATTGATTACTTGCTAATGAAACTTCTCTGTTGGTGGAATCCTTCACATGATCGTTGCATGCGTGGAGAAATAAGTCCTAATATAGATGTCCAAAGCTTCATGGGATGGCCATGGAGTTCCACCCTAGCGAGTGTTCCCTCCGATTTGGTTATTGAGGAGGATGGCTTATCTCATACAGCCACCGAAGAAGATTTTGTGGCCCCCGAGAAGAGCAGCTTTATAGAAAATGGTGATAAGGCTACTTTTGAGGGTGATTATAATTCACAAAGATCTGAACCTTCCGAGGTAGTTGCTGAAAATGCTTCCATTAAAGATGAAAATTATAATGATTCCAATGTTGATGCAAGCTCTAAATGCCTAAGTAGTGGCTACATCTCTGAACTTGAGCTGGGGGATGCATATTTTGAGGACTGTAAATTGCAACCAGAAGATTATTGTGGTGGGGAAGAAGTTGTGATAAATGAATACCCAAAGAACTCGGAGTCAGTTCTTGGAACATCTTCTAATGTTGGGAGCCCAAGAAGTTGTTGTTCTTATGTGTCTTCTTCACCAGTAGAGGAGATTGATCCTGAGCTACAGTTTGAACTTGCTGTAATTGAGTCACACTACCAGCATTGGATTGATGAACTCAACAAAATAAAGTTGGAGGCACTGGAATCCACCAGAAGGAGATGGATGGCCAAGAAGAAACTGGCTGTTCGGTGA
- the LOC137819389 gene encoding protein yippee-like At4g27745: MAELMGSRAYCCFRCQNLVAFHDDIVSKDFQATNGRAFLFSHAMNIDLGPKEDRQLITGLHTVADVYCSDCGEELGWKYVKAYEETQKYKEGKCVLEKFKIVRGNG; encoded by the exons ATGGCGGAGTTGATGGGATCACGGGCATACTGCTGCTTTAGGTGCCAGAACCTTGTTGCTTTCCATGACGATATTGTTTCCAAAGATTTCCAG GCAACCAATGGTAGAGCCTTTTTATTCTCTCACGCAATGAACATTGATTTGGGTCCTAAAGAGGATAGGCAGCTTATCACTGGTCTTCACACAGTGGCTGATGTGTATTGCTCTGATTGTGGAGAGGAACTTGGCTGGAAATATGTTAAAGCTTACGAGGAAACACAAAAGTACAAAGAAGGAAAATGTGTGCTGGAGAAGTTCAAAATAGTCAGGGGCAATGGATAG